In Vanacampus margaritifer isolate UIUO_Vmar chromosome 6, RoL_Vmar_1.0, whole genome shotgun sequence, the DNA window CCAAGGGAGGGCTCTAAACCCTCGCCACCCCCCAACCAACCCGCTCCTATTCAAACCACCAGATGGGGGCTGGAGTAGACCTTTAATGAATGCTATCCCTCACCATGCATGTCGGCGCACAACAACAGACGCCCTCCACTTGTCTCCCTGCAGTTTGTTTTGGATGTTTGGGGGGTAGTAAGACTTTTTCCTCtgaggacacttcattaggaatAATCAAATGTGTTCCTCCCTCTAAATTAAGTTAACAACTGCTGCAAACTATTAACACAATGATCAAGAGTGGAAATTATAAGCTATGGTATTGAAGCTCattaaatgagaaaataattttaaaacggttttgtgtgacaaaatgtaaacattctGTTGGTGCTCACTGAAAAGCATGCATTGTcagttgtgttaaaaaaaaaaattaaaataaaaatgctcacaTGAAATTTGGAAATAACAGTACAGCCACAATCTGTCACCAGGGGGTGTTTGAGATGTAGTTGATGCTGAGAGAGCACCTTTTaaaaaacgtcaacaaaaaaacacacaaaaaaaaccctcataCTAAGATATTGTGatgtattataattatatagAACCATTTTCAGATCAGTCAAGGTGTGTTTCTAATTATTTTCATGTGGGAGCTGACAGCAATCATCACCATGGCTACATTCTCTCTGTGCATTGTATGTGTGAGGCTGtgtgaagaaaagaagaagaaaaaaagtgaatccTAAATATGTTAACTCTATTTGGAAATGTGGAAATTGCCATTGGCCTTGCAGAATTACTAATTGGTTTTAGTGTGCTGCATCCACGTGATGAAAATCCAATTGCGATCATTTGCATGCTTTTACAACAGAGGAGCAGGTGAGACCCCTTTAATCATGGCTGCGTCCCCTTTTGTCAGCCGCATATGTTCAGCCCGCCTCGGAAATAAATTGGTTGTGTACACGCGGGCCGTTACTCTGTGACCCTTGTCTGTCACTGCGTGAATTGCTTTCACGGCGTGTTAAACGAGCCGTGGCTGTGTTGGTGTTTGCGTGCACGCGATGTCGGGGCCTCTAATCCGCAGTGCAGCACACACCAGTTATTGTGCAGCCTTTGATTGAACACACAGGATGCGCCTAATTGATCCCTTGCCACAGAGGTGCTGTGGCCTATAAGCAGCCATGTGTGAATTAGTATTCAAAATCATCTGACACAGAAAGACACAGTCATGCTTGTATTTCACTGTAAAGTACTGTATGTCAATGGATGGATCTCACTTCTCTTAATTTGAGAAAGACCCATGTTTTTTCTTCCAAGGCCTATACCAataatttattaactcattcactgccattgacagctatagacgtcaaaaattcattttaactattttttattagtttaacatttttttccattttttgttaacaagagtatgaaaacctagatttttatttttttgtacatttagaacagatataaaatttgtgattaatcgtgagttaacgagtgaagtcatgcgattaattaggattacaaattttaatcacctgatgcccctattttttaataactttgtcttaaattaaaaatcgttttaattttttataaaaaaaaattaaagaattattattttttttttttttaattaggggcgtcgggcgattacaatttttaaacgtaataatcgcatgacttcactagttaactcacgattaatcacaaattttatatctgtcctaatacaaaattttatgtttttatacttttgttaacgaaagtgggaaaaatgttaaattagaaatagttaaaaatgaatttttgacgtctatagccgtcaatggcagtgaatgagttaaacagcttTTCAGATTTGGAGGCACATCCAACATTGTAtggtaaagaacatttttgggttgagttccccttaaaagtttttttttctttttgtcttggacaaacaacaaatcaaaatgCACAAGGAGCTCCCAGGTCCATCAACATGTCTTAAAGATAAATGAAAACTGaaagttttctacagtaaatattgttttccaaaatgttaaTATAACTGAAATGTTGAAATTTTACTCAGCtttgttcaaacaaaaacaaaacatgcagttCCAAGATCAACACCATCTCTTATAAATGTTATGAACATTTCAATAATCTCTTATTGGCCatctaatattttaaaaaaggcagatgcGTCAAAATGTCGAATATCTAGGCTGATATTCCTAATTGCAACCTTCTTAGCTCCTTGATGCTTCAACTGCAAACCAAAGTTGTTTTCAGGCTACCGGGTTAAGGAGCATCTTATTCAGGCACACATAAGGATTCCTCAAATCTTAAGTGTGTGTACCTAATGACATAAATGTAGTGCAAATGTTAGatacaacaaagaaaaaattatCTTATGTTCAGAAAACAGGATTTATTTTCCCAATTCTCTAAATTCATCCAACATGTTGTTTCTCTAATTTTACCCCGGAAAAAATGAATGATTtaaatgagattttaaaataaattagtatATGCTAACCATGAAATCATTTGTGAAACTATCCTAGCTGCGACTGATACTTGCGTATTTCTGTTAAAAGATCTCCCCACACACTTAGTCCTCTGACATCAAAGTCTCCATCTGATATCCTCAAATCATTTAGTTCTTTTTCTACATTACTCCTCAGAAAGGAACACGCCTGGAATAACACCACAAAGTGCTCAGTCACCTCCCGAAAAGACACTTTGGGACTTGTGCCTCTTTGCACCCATTCGCCATCGTCGACGCAGTACTCCATATCTGCGACCCACCCCTTAAGAACAGCATAGTACATGTCCCTAAATTTGACATGTTTCTTGGCCAGGTCCTTAAGAAGAGATGTAGGCAGTATGAAGCACATGTTCTGCAGCAGGCTGTGTTTTTGCTGGAGCCAGTCCTGGAGAAAATCCACTGAAGCGGTTTGTGCGTGCACGTTTTCTCCAGTCAGCAAAGCGGCCGCGAGGACCAGACACAAATGTTCTGCTTCTTTGCATCCCTGGAGAACTGAGTCAAGAAAACGCTGTGCCCGGGAGACTCCACCGCCTCGGCTCAGCAGGGCGTGAAGGCTCTCCGTCAACATGGCGGCCTGCACTTCAGCACTGGCGTCTGACTGATCCGTGAGCGGACTCAAGATTTTCTGAGCAGATTTGCATTGAATAATGTGACTGCAAATCCCGGTGACATCCTGATACTCTCTTGGTTTGATGTGTGCCGGTTTTGTAGTGTCAAAGAGTATCTTCATGATGGAGAGGGGCAGATTAGGATTGTTCAGCAGGCCTGTCAGCAACAAATACTGGCATTGTGATAGGTCCAAAAAAGAGAGGTCAGCGTAGTCAGCAAAGACAGCTCGCAAACTGCTATTAGTGTGCTGCAGTTGCATTTCCATAATCCCTCTTATTCCGGGGTTCTGGTGGAATTTGGAAAAAAGGTGCTCGCAGTAGCAGGCCCAGTGAAAAGCCCGAGAGAGAGACTGTCGCTCCCACAAACGGACGTCATTGCTCCGCGCCGCCACCGCCAGCAACTCGACCGTACTCGATAAATTCTTCAGCACCGCCTCCATGCGGGGCTCTCGGCGAACACCGCCGAGCAGGCTCGGTGCTCGACTCCCACGGAGAACCGCATAAATAGCCCCAAAATGTTCTCCTTATGACAAGCAACGCAGCGCCATCGAAGCTACACGTTAGCTAGCACGAACGGGCTCGCTGCAATGATAGCATGGTGAGTTCGAACGTCACGTTAATTCCACACGCCTTAAAAATGTTCCGCTATTGATAACACACAACGTTTATGAGCTAAATACTTTGCTTGTTTAGCGTAATACTTTATAAACCATTAAACTCACGtttaatttgccactttatccTTTAACTTGTTTTGTATGTGCCGCCTGGACTAGCGCGCATGCGCATTGTAAAGCCGACGCTTGTAAACGTCCTTCAAAATAAACGCGACTTTAACCCTTGATTGGTACAGTATTGTTATtatctttttgttgttattggcGTGTTAACTTAAGTAACACAAACTGCACAAACAGAGAAATTTGATACATTTCAAcccatatgcatttttttttttgctgaaagcattattttggttgaaaaaatagtaaaacatcatcatcatacaaaTGAAACTCAAACAGCACAATGTGCATGGGTGACTTTATTGAGCTGTTTTATTGAATGCAATCCAGATATGGTATAATGAGTGAATGAGGCAGGCAGCATGTGAGTGAGTGGAGGTGGGGAAATCAAACTTCCCTCCCATCAACtatgagtgtgtgtattcatgcAGTCAGCTCGTTGTGCAGACCTTGCCGGTCCAATCTGTAGTTGAGTTCTGCAACTTAACCTGTAGGAGTGTGCACGGCAGTGAAAAGCATGAAAAGTGGGACCGGGCAGCTCAGAGGACGAGTGAGAGGAAGGTGTGCACCCAGGAGCTGAACCCTGAGGGTGAGCACTGATAACAATTTACAACTTTTTGTACACTTTATGCTCTGTTTGCCTTCACTCCTATTCCCAACTTGTTTGGATTGCATGTTAAATGGCAGTGGAAGTTTTAGCAACTGTTAGGATTAAATAAAACGTGACTTGATGACAGCTAAAAGCCAATAATTGCTGTTTAGGTTAATATAAATGATGACTTCTATGTTCTAGCTGTGGGGATGGTTTTAATTAGGCAGTAGACTCTATGATTTGTGTCATAACTCTTTAGGCTCAAGCCTTAGTGGTAGATTCTCTGATGTGTTTTATATGTATCAACACTACTTGAATGAATAGCGAGTATGTCAAATGTAGCAGTAGATTATAGAACAATTTTATTCAATTGAATCCAGGCACAGCAGCAAATGATGTGTGGTGAAGGATTTTCCATATAAACGCATCCATATGTTTTATAACAGGATGACTAACcgaaatgttatttattgacAGTGTATATGAAGCACAcggtttaactcattcactgccataaattcataaaataaaataaaaagatcattaaaaaattaggggcaagaggcgattcaaatttttaattagaattaatcgcatgacttcactagttaactcacgattaatcataaattttatatcggttctaaatgtacgataattaaatccaaggttttcatactcttgttaacaaaagtgggaagaaatagTTAAAGTGaaatgttgacgtttatagccatcaatggcagtgaatgaatttaaaatggaaaaaaaaaagaaaatataaaaaattcggggcgtcaggcgattaacgtttttaatcgtaattaatcgcatgacttcactagttaactcgcgattaatcacaaatttcatatctgctctaaatgtaccacaaaacaattctaggtttttatactcttgttaacaaaagtaaaaaaaaaaagttaaactaatagaaatagttcaaatgaattttggacgtttatagccgtcaatagcagtgaatgagttaataaaggcCTGCTGTAGcctgtttaaaaatgaatgaacccAGGGTAACCTGCATGGCACATGATCACTGATGAGGTTTTAAGGCTCGTGGGCGAAACACTTCTTGCAAGTTCAGCAGAAATAAAATAGTTGTGGACTGGGAAATACAGCAGCTGATGCAAATTGACTTACGGCAGTGACGGCACACGCAACATTTACATGTAGTATAAACACAGTGAACTTTGGCTCCTGTTGAAATGGACAAATCTTGCTCCAGATCTCAAGTGGGATCCGAGTGCATGACATGCAGAAAGGGTTCGAACAGCATAGCAActcttgattattattattatttttgtaattaattcatCCGCTGCAATCGAACGGAATGTTATGGTGCCTTGACGGCAGTCATGAGTCCTCTCGGTCTGAGGAATGTTTGCCTTTTATATCTGTGGATATTTGACCATTATTGTGCGATTCTTCTGTTCCTAATCCTGAGTCAACATCTGGATCTGGAATCTGATGCTGGGAAGGTTTAGTGGGATGGGTATGCGTACAAAAAGTCCCAACAGGGAGGCAAGGTTGGGTATGTTTTTTGACCCGCACTTGAGGAGGTCAGGCAACAGTGTGGTGCCAGGGCAGAACAACAATTGGTTGTTTCTTTTCAAGATATTTCCCGAGAAAGATGTGGCTTAAACCTCAATGAGATGTTGAGTCACATTTCTAGAGAACAATGCAGCTTTTGAGATACATGTAGACAAATGAAACCAGCTACAGCTAAGTGAGGTCAGTAAAATGTTCACATGGTGGATCATCAACCACCGAGGTTATGTGCTTTGACTCACAATGTCTCCACCAATGGCAATGTCATTTACAGTGTTTTTCGACTAACAAGATTGTGTGCAGTAATTTAGGCCAAAATGTCATGACATCATTTTGTGTTAGCTAGTGGGCGATCAAGAGAATTGATTAGGTTCAATTCAACTCTGTGTTCTATGTGTCAGGGTTTGGATATAAAGAAGCAATAAAATAACATATGCATAATTTTATGCATGTTACTCATAGGTAATTGAACGCGTCTTTACTGGTGAagaactagggctgggtattgattctaatttcctcaatcgatttcaattcacaagaaGTTCGGTTTGATtcagttttgattttttttttatatcaattagACTATTCACATCACTTCAATCCAATATTAATTAATGATTGAACATcaagtcttcttaaatatcaatgacatgataaaacccccacaaacaatacatttcaaatataaTTTTCCGGAagaagtaactggttaaattattCAGTGTTCTAATCGCTTAAGTATTAGAGAAACATTTTCATTAGAAAGGATAAGTTataattattttcacatttcaaattcaacaattgtaaatataaattaaaacgattctgaattgtcttaaagtaaaataagtcaggtctttcttAAATGTAAGTAAGACATTTAAAGccatgtgaacagtaaaaaaaaaactcagcctttaaaatgtaattttcttaTAAATTTATGGTAAAAAGAGAGATtaaaatagatgaatggattcatggttttatgaatccatGTCaagctcgaaaaggaaaatcaattcgatatcgattattcgataatttattgattttaaacccagccctataaAGAACCATATggtctttattttgtttactgatacttgaatgttttcattttatttcaggaGAGGAGCATTGAGTAGCagataatgtttaaaaaaaatgaatctaaCAATTGGCAGAAGAAATAATGACAACGAAAAATAGTTGGGCTGGCTGAGATTTTAGGCGAAAGTTCTTCAGTCAAGCATtggcatacagtatatgtagtagagctgtcaaaattaatcaattattaaatcaatcgacaactattttaataatcgagtaatcgtttggagccattttttaaaattaaaattgtctaaatcattttattccagcatatcaacagtaattgttcattgatttatgtagtccttcatgaaagaagactgattatcttctatgtttagtcaaaataagacatttgcaaacatctgtttttactttggaaaacaacgaCCCAACtagtaacatagtacaacatctaTCCCCCCTTTTCCAAATAACTACATAGGAATATGATAATGATGAATGATAAAATAACCaccaatgaaaatgttttttttaatacaaaattaaaatgaatccgattaatcgattcgaaaaatattcaacattgacagcactaatatgtAGCATATGTAATAATTGCTGCTGAATTTTAACTTGCCCCACTGATTGAGACGCTAACCAATGCTAAACCAACCAGACTGGCTTACAATGGTCTTGTTTGAATGAAGCTGTGAGACATGAGAACTTGTCCCTCTGCCCCCATTCTGTCTGCCAGTCTGCTCATCGTGCTGGTGGGAATGTCACACCTGTGTGCTGCTCCTGACCGCCTTCTGAGTTTAGGATGTAGGAGGCAGTCCAAGGTGCGCTTGTCTCCAGGAAGAAAACATGACCTTGGCGGCATGTCATCGTTGAGATGTCCATAGTACGATTCTGTGTCATCCAAGTCCAGAGGGAGTCCTTGGATGCATTCTTAGAACATATATGGAGGGAGGCTTACATTCCTTGTTTGAAAAAGCTCCTCTGGATTTTTGCATACGAGGAGGCTATTTGCCTACCATGAGGGCTGATACGTGTTATATTTGAGTCAACGCTAGTAAATCTCATTCTGCATTGACTACGGCTGACGTCAACAACAATATAAAGGAGAGTAATGTATAGATTTTTATATGAAAACAATGTATtagtactgagggcccaagagctattTGGAGCTGCaccacaaacaacacaaaaatatgtattacgcagtatccaatactttgacattTATTAACTTGtaccgtttttgttttgtgtgtgtatgatttcagactttttttttctttttcttttagggatatattatggtcatttttctgcctcttcctttttttgacattttatagttacctattgaacatttgttttttgcctTTCTCGTTTTTGAATACATTTCCTGACTTATTTGGCAATTCATcataattttctgcctttgttttgttttttggacattttattttctgcctttttttttattcaattctctgatatttttggcaatttcatggacattttatggtaaatttaagcttttcctcttcacttttggacattttatgatcactTTTTCGACATTATTAggtcatttatatatattttcatatttttttgaaaattttgggggaatatttaattattaatttttaaaaatctaaatcattaattaatttgaagaatattttatctaagaaatacaaatatgtaaataaatattaattttcactatttttttccacaggagagggactaaagagccacaggttgcagacccctgctctATAGCAATTTGGGGCAAAGACTTTTGACACCCCAGTAGTCAAAGTACTGTATGGGAAACtatgaaaaaatattccaaaatcaAATACGAACATTTGATGATTCCACAAATCCTTAGATGTGTTGTTCTTCAATAAATCATGCTCAGTATGTCATCATGTCTGCACAGCCGCGTTACTTCCTCCTAGTGTTGGAATTCCCAACTTGCGTCTGTGGAATAAAATGCAAAAGATTTCCAACACTTGGCAAAGCTGGATATTGGAAGGCCATGTTTAGTCAATGAAATTACATTACAGGCGCTGAGGAGTAGTTAAATATGGCTTTGAATATTGATGGCAAGTGCAGTCCCTCGCCATGCTGCATTAATAAGGCCTGCTGCCTTGTTGAGTCTGCTAAAGCAACTTAAACTACACACGATGGACTTGACTgaagacgccccccccccccccccctcgatgTCTGTGCAAAAGAAGTCCAGCTGTATTGGCGTGCTTCTTATCTGTCATCCATTGATGTCATCACATGTACATAGGACAACATCTTTCTGCTCTAGTTTGCGTTCAAGGCACCTCTGTTCCTTGTGGGAATTACAGGCAGGAATGTCAGCTGTTAAAACACAACTTCCCGCACACAAATCACATGTTAAAACCTCGTTGTTCAGTTTTGCTTTATATCACACATATTTTGGAGAATGAACATTGTTGCCACGAAAATAGTACGCACACACGTACTTACTGGCCATCtcattagactttttttttttttttgggagagagctcagtattgttcattcggtaatcctactgattcgacatgtcatcatcattgctctctctcttttttgttctttttcttttttttatgcgtatgtgcgggtgtgtgtgtgcgctcattAATTCAACCAAAACCTATTacaaatcccataccgttcacctaaaccgaatacttcagaatccagctagagtcgtgaagttgtcaggagacccgaggaaggatcaaagaaaagaaagaaaagtgaaatccagcgccgaccagacatcacctactacccaccgggttaccaaccagaatctttcaccaaccccagaaacctATAAATTCCAaaaaattagggagacctcaagagaccaaaggaaagactgaggaaaagaaggaaggatagatgaaacaGAGTGAGaaacaatctaatgagatccagttGACACTCACTGTCTCAAGTGTCAGAACAAAGcgttataataataaatcaatataataaaatgtatccTATTGCATACATAAGAACTTGTCCCTCTGAAAGTTTCCTTTCCAGACCTTCATGCTTGTTGTCTTCTGTCTCTCACTTCCTCAGGTGATCCATAGGGAACCATGTGCAGCTCCCTTAGTCCCAAACATCCAAGCAGCCCCGGCCTGACAGACGTGCAGCAGTACCACCAGTGGCTGGCCAGTCGACATGAAGCCAGCTTGTTGCCTATGAAGGAAGACCTCGCCCTCTGGCTCACTAATATGCTCGGTGAGTACATATCAGGTTACCATGTGGAAATGCGAGCATTGACTTGAAAATAGCTCATCCTCAAAACCCTTGAAATCAACTCTTCCAGGTGCATTACTGTAAATTGAAGACAAGCTGAACCACCAGTCTTGACATAATCGCCTATAGATTGGCCTTAATTGAATAATGGGCATCATTATGGCTCAGGGATAATGCAGCGCCAGTGGTGAGGAGGAGTGGAAGAGAGGCAGCAGGCTTACTATTGTCCAATAAATCACTACGTGCGCTCTTGTTAAACAGAAATGCACTGACAAAACAAATGCATGAATAACATAGTAGCTGTAATTTGATTTAAATCAGGTATGTGCGTGTAGTAAAAAATACGACTTGAGAAAAAGTAAGTCAGCCGAGTTTGTGTATTATATGTCGAGATGGACTGATATGggtttttcagggccgataccgatgcggattattagtagtcaaggaagccgatgaccgatatttgaagccgatagccattttcagtaaaaaagtgtgggggggaaatattggcgtcaaaaattttgtaaataaaaatgacaatcttaactttgttgtaatgtcttaaagcatgtttagtgaacacattttgatttcaatttaacattttagactttgttttacatttcaaagaaaaaaggttatcagtacgtcttaaaaagctgaatggaaacttaaacaagtaaataccatgACTCCATATAGTTTTCtacaataccccccccccgccccccaaaatacttaaaactttcatatttctttgttttaatgttgaacaaaaacaaaaggttcagaaggtttccagggtcagcagcatctcctataaagttaactgaaaatttcaataaatagttccctgagttTAAAATTGTATCAGATTGacctttattcaaaaaaaacCTGATagtcgtcaaaatgcccaatatcggcgccaggccgattatcggtctatccctaattatGTGAGACTTGAAACAATTAATTGCTGTCCAAATTATATGGAGCATTACTCAGTAGTATGTAAGCGTACATTTGGAAAGACTGCGAAGAACCTCAGTATCCGGAACGTAAAAGCAAAAGTTGTTATGCTGACATCAAAGTTCCTGAAAATTTGGGCGATAGATAGCCAGCCTTAGCCTTAGCCTTAGCCTTAGCCTTAGCCTTAGCCTATGGACATGTGAACATCTATCTCTGCAGGTGCATTGTAGCCAGCTGGGCTAGAAGCAGTCGTTAGCGTTACCATGATATAAACAATGCTATTAGTTTAATCTCTCTTCTCGGGGTTGAGCACATGCAAAGCTCCTGAAGGGGCTGTTATGCTAAGCAGAGTTTAGGTGGGAGGAGAAGTATGGAAAAAGTCTACCGTTTGAGTGGGAGGAGGACACTCGGTTGTATTGATGAGTCATGTGGTGATGGGAGGCAGAGGCATTTATAGGACCgaggagccaaaatgaaatactTCTTCTAAGTCTCTCTGGAATAAATTGTCCTCACGCAGCAGGAGTTGAAGGGAGCATGTGCGTATTCTGTAAGTCGGGAGCTCACTGAGTATTTCTCAAGATTGCAATCGCCATTTCTGGGCGCAATACAACATTTGGAACTCATTAAATGCTGTGAACCCCCCCCAGACCCCTCCTGCTATAAGAAGCAGaaagggatgaaaaaaaaaaaaatctcgggTTTCTTTCCACAGACACCCCCCTTGCCACCACCTCCTATTTCACGATGATCTCACTGAGAAAGAATGAACCTCTGGAAGTCAGTTAATTGGACATCCCATTTTGATTGCCAATCTGCATAATTAGGTTAACTGTGCAGGTACACGTTTCCGCTTTGCTTTCATTATGCCGCCCTCGTAACGAAGCACTTTTTATAAGTTGTAACATTTGCAGAACTGCACAAGCCAGGTTCAACCAGGCGTGTCGTCTCCAGAGTTGTTTCTTGCATCACTGTCTACTTCCACTGGGTGTAGACTGGATATTTCGTATCTATTCACATTCTTACGATGAATTTCCTGTGCTTGATTC includes these proteins:
- the fancf gene encoding Fanconi anemia group F protein, giving the protein MEAVLKNLSSTVELLAVAARSNDVRLWERQSLSRAFHWACYCEHLFSKFHQNPGIRGIMEMQLQHTNSSLRAVFADYADLSFLDLSQCQYLLLTGLLNNPNLPLSIMKILFDTTKPAHIKPREYQDVTGICSHIIQCKSAQKILSPLTDQSDASAEVQAAMLTESLHALLSRGGGVSRAQRFLDSVLQGCKEAEHLCLVLAAALLTGENVHAQTASVDFLQDWLQQKHSLLQNMCFILPTSLLKDLAKKHVKFRDMYYAVLKGWVADMEYCVDDGEWVQRGTSPKVSFREVTEHFVVLFQACSFLRSNVEKELNDLRISDGDFDVRGLSVWGDLLTEIRKYQSQLG